AATCGACACCCGAGGAACTGTGACTAGGCGTCCGCCGGTTCGGTCCAGTTGTAGGTGAGATCGGCGGCCTGGGACCAGCGGCGGTATTCGGTGTCGCGGCGAGCGGCGGGCATGGCCGGAAGCCAGCGGCTGGCGGTGTGCCGGTTGCGGCGCAAGCCGTTCATGTCCGGCCAGAGGCCGACCGCGAGACCGGCCGCGTAGGCGGCGCCGAGGGAGACGGTCTCGGAGTACAGCGGGCGTTCCACCGGGACGCCCAGCGAGTCCGAGACCTGTTGCATCAGTAGGTTGTTGGAGGTCATACCGCCGTCGACCCGGAGTTCGGTCAGGGGGTGGCCGGAGTCGGCGTTCACGGCGTCGACGACCTCTCGGGTCTGCCAGCCGGTCGCTTCCAGCACCGCGCGTGCCAGGTGGCCCTTGGTGATGTAGGAGGTGAGCCCGGCGATGACACCGCGGGCCTCCGAACGCCAGCGCGGTGCGAACAGTCCGGAGAAGGCGGGCACGACGTAGCAGCCGCCGTTGTCGTCGACAGTGCTTGCGAGGGTTTCGATTTCGGGCGCCGCGCCGATCAGATCGAGCCGGTCGCGCAGCCACTGCACCAGGGTTCCGGTGGCGGCCATAGACCCTTCGAGGGCGTAACGCGCTGGGTCGCTGCCGATTTGGAAGGCGACGGTGGTGAGCAGGCCGTGCTTGGAGTAGACGGGGGTGGTGCCGGTATTGGTGAGCAGGAAGCTGCCGGTGCCGTAGGTGCACTTCGCTTCGCCCGCGTCGAAACAGGTTTGGCCGAACAGAGCGGCCTGCTGGTCGCCGAGGGCGGCGGCGATCGGGATGCCGTGCTCGGTGCGGCCGTAAATCTCCGCGTTGGAACGGATCTCGGGCAGCATCGCGCGGGGGACGCCGAAGAAGTCGAGCAGCTGGTCGTCCCAGTCCAGGGTGTGCAGGTTCATCAGCAGGGTGCGGCCGGCGTTGGTCACGTCGGTGACGTGCACGCCGCCCTCGGGACCGCCGGTGAGGTTCCAGATCAGCCAGCTGTCCATGGTGCCGAACAGGATCTCGCCGCGTTCGGCCGGTTCCCGGAGCCGGGGGTGATGATCGAGAATCCATCGGATGCGCGGGGCGGCAAAGTAACTCAGCAGCGGTAAGCCGCAGCGTTCGGCCACCTCGGCGGCTGCGGGTTGCCGCGCCAGCTGCGCGACCAGCTCCTCGGTGCGCGTGTCCTGCCAGACGATCGCGTTGCCGACCGGTTTGCCGGTGCGCCGGTCCCACAGCACCGTCGTCTCACGCTGATTCGCGATCCCGATCGCCACCACCTGATCGGGGGAAACTCCGGCCTTCGCCATCACCCGTCCGACCAGATTGCCGACGTTCTTGCGGATCTCCTGCGCATCGTGCTCGACCTGCCCGGCCGCCGGATAGAACTGCCGGTGTTCCTGCTGCGCGACCGAAACCAATTGCCCGGCAGCGTCATACAGGATTGTCCGGCTGGAGGTGGTGCCCTGGTCGATCGCCATCACATAGCGCGCCCTCGAAGGATTCATGACTGGATCCGCGGTCGTTCGGTGCCGAGGTCGCGGGAGATCGACGTCGCGGTGCTGAGAACCAGGTCGATAAGTCTGGCGTGGGTGGACTTGTCGGTCAGGCGGTCGAAGGCCCCGACCACCCCGATCGCGCCGACCACCCGCCCGCCCGAGTCCCGGACGGGCGCGGCGACGGACGCGCGTTCGGAGGCGAACTCGCCGATGTCCTCGCCGAACCCCTGGCCACGCACCCGCGCGATCTCACCGTTCAGAGCGCGCGGTCCGGTCACCGTCCGTCGCGTGTAGGCGAGCAGTGTTCCCGCCGTGGCGCGTTCGGCGAGACCCGGGGTGTAGGCGAGCAGCACTTTGCCCAAAGCGGTTGCGTGCAAGGGTAGTTCGACGCCGAGCCGCAACACCTGAGCGCTCCCGTCGGGCCGGAATACGTGGTGCACGATCTGCACGCTGTCGCCCCGCAGCGCCCCGATTCGCACCGACTCGCCCGACCGCGCCGCCAAGGTATCGCCCCAGTTCATCGCATACGACCGCAGCACGTTCGCGTCGAACGGCCGCGGCGTCAGACCGAGCGCGGCATCCCCGACGCGGTACTTCCCGGACTGCGGGTCCTGGTCGATATATCCGACACCCTGCAGCGTGCGCAGCAGCCCGTGTGCGGTGGGCTTCGGCAATCCGAGCACCGCGGCCAGTTCGCCGACGCCGATGCCGAAGGGCGCCTCGGCGACCACATTCATGATCGCGGCGGCGCGCTCGATCGACTGGATCGGTCCCGGCACGTCCTCCACGGTAGCGCGAAATCGTTCGACATTGTCGAACGGGCACCGTTGAAGCCCGATCCGGAGATCTTTACGTTCGGTAATGGCTCACCCTTCAGGGTCGGAGCCGTGTCACGGACAACGGAGAATGTGATGCCTGACCTCATTGGAGCGGTCGATCAGGGCACCACCAGCACGCGCTTCATGGTCTTCGACCGCGCGGGCACGGTGGTCGCGCACCACCAGCTCGAACACGAGCAGATCCTGCCGCGCCCCGGCTGGGTGGAACACAACCCGGTCGAGATCTGGGAACGCACCTCCGCCGTCATTCAAACCGCGCTGAACTCGAACGGCCTGTCCGGCGCCGATCTGGCCGCGCTCGGCGTCACCAATCAGCGTGAGACCACCGTCGTCTGGGACCGCCACACCGGCCGTCCGTACTACAACGCCATCGTCTGGCAGGACACCCGCACCGACCGGATCGCCGCCGACCTGGACACCTCCGATGCCGGTCGGCTCATCCGCCACCGCGCGGGCCTGCCGCCCGCCACCTACTTCTCCGGCGGCAAGATCCGCTGGATCCTCGACCATGTCGAGGGTGCGCGCGCCGCCGCCGAACGCGGCGACGCCCTGTTCGGCACCATCGACACCTGGCTGCTGTGGAACCTGACCGGCGGGGTGCGCGGGGGTGTGCACGTCACCGACGTCACCAATGCCAGCCGGACCATGCTGATGGACCTGGAAACGCTGGACTGGGACGACGAACTGCTGGCGCTGTTCGACGTGCCGCGCGCGATGTTGCCCGTCATCCGGCCGTCTTCGGATCCCACCCTCTACGGCCACACCACCGCGTGCGGGCCGTTGGGCGCTGCGGTGCCGGTCGCGGCGGCCGTCGGCGATCAGCAGGCGGCGATGATCGGCCAGGTCTGCCTGAAGGCGGGCGAAGCCAAGAACACCTACGGCACCGGCAACTTCCTGCTGATGAATACCGGTGCGGCGCTGGTGCGTTCGGACAACGGCCTGCTCACCACCGTGTGCTATCAGTTCGGCGACCAGCAGCCGGTGTACGCGCTGGAAGGATCCATCGCCGTCACCGGATCCGCCGTGCAGTGGTTGCGGGATCAGCTCGGCATCATCCAGGGCGCGTCCCAGAGCGAAACGCTCGCAAGCGAAGTCGAAGATAACGGTGGCGTGTACTTCGTGCCCGCCTTCTCCGGACTCTTCGCCCCGCACTGGCGTTCGGATGCCCGCGGCGCGATCGTCGGGCTCACCCGCTACGCCACCAACGCCCACATCGCGCGCGCCACCCTCGAAGCCATCTGTTACCAGACCCGCGATGTCGTCGACGCGATGTTCAAGGATTCCGGTGTGCCACTGGAGGTTCTGAAGGTCGACGGCGGCGTCACCGCCAACAGCCTCTGCATGCAGATCCAAGCCGACGTGCTCGGCGTCGAGGTGAGCCGGCCGATGGTGTCGGAAACCACCGCTCTCGGCGCGGCCTATGCGGCGGGACTGGCTGTCGGATTCTGGGCCGGCCCAGAGGATTTGCGCCAGAACTGGCAGGAGCGCACCCGCTGGCATCCGCAATGGACCGACGAGCAGCGCGTCGCCGGATACGAGGGCTGGGGCAGAGCCGTCGGCCGCACCCTGGACTGGATCCCCACCAACTAGAAAGCCCGTGTCAACCGTGAAGAAGGAATTCGAAATGCGTTCTCTGACAGCACCTGTCGCGATGAGCCCCGAGGCCCGGCAGCACGCGCTCGACACCATGGCCGGTACCGAACTCGACGTGCTGGTGATCGGCGCCGGCGTGGTCGGCGCGGGCGCCGCCCTCGACGCCGTCACCCGCGGCCTCACCGTCGGTCTGGTCGAAGCCCGTGACTATGCCTCCGGAACCTCCAGCCGCTCTTCGAAACTCGTCCATGGCGGCCTGCGCTACCTCAAGCAGCTCAACTTCCGTCTCGTCTTCGAGGCGCTGCGCGAACGCAAGCTGATCCTGGAAACCCTTGCGCCGCACCTGGCCAAGCCCGTCGAGTTCATCTACCCGCTCGAGACGCCGGTCATCGACCGCGCCTGGGTCGGCACCGGCGTCGGCGTCTACGACGTGCTGGGTGCGGGGCGCGGGGTGCCCTCGCACTTCCGCCATCTGGGCAAGAAGAAGACCATGCAGCGTTTCCCCGGCGCCAAGCGCGGCACGGTACGCGGCGGCGTCAGCTTCTACGAAGGCCAGCTCGACGACGCTCGCCACACCATGATGCTCTCGCGCACCGCCGCCTCACACGGCGCGCTGGTCGCCTCCAGCACCCGTGTCGTCGACTTCGTGCGTGAAGACGGCCGCGTGGTCGGCGCCCTCGTGCAGGACCTGGAGTCCGGCCGCAAGTTCGAGGTCCGCGCCAAGCGCGTCGTCAACGCCGCCGGCGCGTGGACCGACGAGCTCCAGGAAATGCTGGGCGGCGCAAGCCAATTCAAAATCAAGGCCTCCAAGGGCGTGCACATCGTGGTGCCCCGCGACCGCATCGACTCCGAAACCGGCCTGATCACCGAAACCGAGAAGAGCCTGCTGTTCGTCATCCCCTGCCCGTGGAGCGACGACCACTGGGTCATCGGCACCACCGACACCGGCTGGGACCACGACCTCGCCCACCCCGCCGCTACCCGCGCCGACATCGATTACATTCTGGCGCAGGTGAACCGGCTCCTGGAAACCCCCATCGTTCACGACGACATCGTCGGCGTCTACGCCGGCCTGCGGCCCCTGCTCGCCGCCGGTGACTCCAACCAAACCGCGAAGCTCTCCCGCGAGCACGCCGTCGTCCGCCCGGTTCCCGGCCTCGTCATCATCGCCGGCGGCAAATACACCACCTACCGCGTAATGGCCAAGGACGCCATCGATCTCGCCGTCGCCGACCTCCCCGGTCGCGTCGCCAAATCCTGCACCGAACGCGTCCCCCTGGTCGGCGCCCACCAGTACCGCGAACTGTCCCTGTCCCGCGCCCGCCTCGCTGAGGTCTTCGACGTAGACATGGAAACGATCGACCACCTCCTCGGCCGCTACGGCAGCGCCGTCACCGAACTCCGCGAGCTCATCGACAGCACCCCCGAACTCGCTGCCCGCCTCGGCAACTCGCGCTACCTCAAAGCCGAAATCGTCTACGCGGTAACCCACGAGGGCGCCCTCCACCTCGACGACATCCTCGCCCGCCGCACCCGCCTCTCGGTCGAAACAAGCGCCCGCGGCGTGGACATCGCCCCCGAGGTAGCGATGCTGGTCGCCCCGTACCTCGGCTGGGACGAGGACCGCATCGCCCGCGAAATCAAGATCTACCGCCTCCGCGTCGAAGCCGAACTGGCCTCCAACATGCAGCCCACCGACGCAGAAGCCGACGCCATCCGCGTCTCCGCCCCGGACTCCCGCGAATCCTTCGGCTTCCCCTTAGGAGAGTCGGTCTCGGCCTAACTCCCACAACAACATTCGGGCCCTCGGACAGTCGTCCGGGGGCCCGATTGCGTCCGCCGAGCGGCACACGGCTGAGGCAACGTGGAACAGCCGGAGGTAGGCGGCGAGGAGTTGAGCACCCAGCGTCTGTGCTGGAGGCGTTCTGCAAGGACGTGCCGGTGATTGCGCCGGGGATGAATAGCCCTGCCGTGGCGGGCCCTGGTCGGTGGCAGGAGGATTGGGCGGTGGACGAGGTGAGGGACGCTGCCGACAGGTTCGGGCGTGGGGAAGTGGCGCGGGCGGAGTTGCCGATGATTGCGGCTCACGCGCTGGCGCGGGGCGTGGATTCGCCGGCGCTGTGCGAGCTTGCGGGATTGCATCGCGACGACAGTGATGAGGCGGGGGAGTTGTTTCGAACTGCGTTGATCGAGTTGGGGATGTTGGAGGCGACCGACGACGATTGGCCAGGTAGTTCGACAGTTGTATTGGTGCGCCGGGTGCGGTACTTGGCGGAGAAGTTGGTGGCGGGTGACGGATGTCCGGCGTGCCACAGCGGACCCCTCACCGCGTCGTTGATCGAACTCGGCTACATCGGAGAGCCTTGGGACTCGGTCCTGAACGGTCTGATCCACGACCTCGAGCACTCGGTCGTCTTCTGGGACGAGTACCCGGACGACCGGGAGGCTTTGGCTGTCCGAATGCGCGAGGCCGCGGCGAACCTGCTCGACGGGCCACTGCGCGATCTCTGATAGGCCGATACTCACCCTGACGGGTGGCGCGGCCTCCCTGGCCGTCGCGATTCGGCGACCGATTGACCACCGCTGCGAGCATGCATGGCCGCCGAAGATGTTTCGTATGCCACACTCGCTCACCGGCGCATTCCGTTGATCACAATCACAGAATGGGATGATTGAGAATTATCTTCATCGATATAGATCTGATCTCGCAGAATGTTCACACTCATTAGTGAAGCGCCCGGCTGTTCCCGGGCTGTCCAAATCCGCTGAGTGTCAGGAGTCGCAGTGAAGATCGGAGTGCCTCGCGAGGTCAAGAATCACGAGTATCGGGTGGCGTGTACGCCCGCGGGGGTGCGGGAGCTCGTCGCGCGGGGGCATGAGGTGGTTGTCGAGGCGGGGGCCGGGGTGGGGTCCGGGTTCGAGGATGCGGCGTATTCGTATGTGGGGGCGCGGGTTCTCGCAACGGCCGATGAGGTGTGGGGGAGTTCCGACCTGGTGCTGAAGGTGAAAGAGCCGGTGGCGCAGGAGTATTCGCGGATGCGGGAAGGGCAGGTGCTGTTCACGTACCTGCATCTTGCGGCGTCGAAGGAGTGCACGGATGCGCTGCTGGCGTCGGGGATCACTTCCATCGCGTACGAGACGGTCACCGCTCGGGACGGGTCGCTGCCGTTGCTGGCGCCGATGAGTGAGGTGGCGGGGCGGTTGGCGCCGCAGGCGGGCGCGTATCACCTGATGCGAAGTGAAGGTGGGCGTGGCGTGCTGATGGGCGGGGTGCCGGGGGTGCGGCCGGCGAAGGTTGTCGTGCTCGGGGCCGGGGTGGCGGGGCGCAATGCGATCGCCGTCGCGCTGGGAATGCACGCGGAGGTGACCGCGCTGGATGTGAATATCGCGCGGTTGCGGGAGATCGATGAGCAGTATCGCGGGCATGTGCGGACGATCGCGTCCAACGTGCAGGAGGTCGAGACCACGGTGCGGGAAGCCGATCTGGTGATCGGCGCGGTGCTGGTGCCCGGAGCGAAAGCGCCCACGCTGGTGCCGAATGAGCTTGTGGCGCAGATGAAGCCGGGCTCGGTGCTGGTCGACATCGCGATCGATCAGGGCGGATGCTTCGCGGATTCGCGGCCGACCACACACGCCGAGCCGACCTATCAGGTGCACAACTCGGTGTTCTACTGCGTCGCGAATATGCCTGGGGCGGTGCCGAATACGTCGACGGTGGCATTGACCAACGCCACGCTGCCGTACGTGCTGGAGCTTGCCGACAAGGGCTGGCGGCAAGCGGTGGCGTCGGACGCCGGTCTCGCCGCGGGCCTGAGCACGCACGCGGGCAAACTCCTGGCGGAGTCGGTCGCGACCGCCCACGGCTACCCGGTCGGCAGCCTGGTCGCCGCCTGACCACACCACGTTGGCCGCGTCGCACAGGTGGCAACCTGTGCGACGCCGCGAGTGCCGGAGTCAGTGCTGGGCGAGGGTGGTGCGGGGGCGCAGGTGTTCGAAGATCAGGATGGTCTCGGTCGAGGAGACCGCGGGATGCGCGCTCAGGTGCTCCAGCACGAAGCCCCGCAGCTCCTCGGTGTCGGCGGTCGCGACGTGGATCAGATAGTCGTCGCCACCGGCGATGAAGTACACGTTCAACACTTCTTGCAGGACCGAGAGCTGCTGCCCGAACTCCGCCAGGTGCTTACGCGAATTACTGTGCAGCCGAACGGAAATCATCGCCTGCAAGCCCCGGCCGAGGGCTCCGGGGTCGATTTCGGCGTGAAATCCGCGGATGACTCCACGTTCGACGAGCGAACGCACCCGCCCGAGGCAGGTGGACGGCGCGATCCCGGCCGCCGCGGCCAGCGCATTGTTGGTCATGCGCCCGTCGCGCGCGAGATGGTCGAGCAGCACCCGGTCGATGTCGTCGATCGGGACCGGGGTGCGGGGGCGGCTCGGCGCGGGCGGTAACCCCGCCGCCGACACTGCGCCGCGCCGCCGCTCGGTTCTGCCATGTTCGCTCACAGAGGTCACGCTACCGAAAATGATTCGCCAGGATGCGGAGACTTCGAATCATAATTCGCGGATCTGGCCTGTATCGATAGATATGCGCTATGAGCCGCCTGACTATTGCTGCGACACCCGGCGGGCCGCGCGTTAGTATCGACGGCGTGGACACCACTTATTGGCACGCTGTTACGCCGCCCCCGGTCATCTGACCGGGCGCACTTCCGCGTAGATCCGACTTCCAGCTCGCGGGCTGACCGATAGGTCGCCGAGCTGTCGTTCGTGCGCCCGTTTCGAACCCCATCCTCTTAGGTTTCGAGAACGGAAGTTCACGACTGTGTCCAATGACGTCTTCTCCATCTCTACTGAAACATCTGCCCGGTTCGGCGGCTCCGTGCCGATTCTCGCCGCGTCGGTGCTGTGGGGCACCACCGGCACGGCCAGCTCGATGGCGCCGGCCGGTGCTCCCGCCGTGTCGATCGGGTCGGCGGGCCTGGTCCTCGGCGGGGCCATGCTGTTCCTGGCCGGATATTGGAAACCGCTGCGGGAGAACGCAGTAGCGGCTCGCAGCTACACTCGCCGGGAATGGCGGCTGCTCCTTCTCGGTGCGGTGGCCGTGGCGGGCTATCCGGTCACCTTTTATCCCGCGGTGGCGCGCACCGGGGTCGCGGTCGCGACAGTGGTGGCGTTGTGCAGCGCACCGGTTTTCGCGGGTGCGCTGGCGTGGGCGGCCGGGCGGTCGAGGCCGAGCCCATGGTGGGTCATCGCCACCTCGGTGGCGGTATTCGGTTGCGTGGCGCTGGTGTTGGGTCCGCAGCTGACCGGCGGCGGCGCCTCGGTCGACCTGCTCGGTCTCAGTCTGGCCGCGACCGGCGGGTTCGCCTATGCCGTGTACTCCCTCGTCGGCGGTGAACTCATCACCCGCGGTCATCGTTCCGGATCGGTGATCGGCGTGATGTTCGGCGCCGCAGGACTTTTCGTCCTGCCTGTGGTGCTGTGCACCGACACCAGCTGGCTCACCACCGGACGCGGAATGGCGGTGACCGTGCACCTCGCGGTGTTCACCACCTTCCTCGCCTACCGCCTCTTCGGTTACGGCCTGCGCCACACCACCGTCGCGG
This DNA window, taken from Nocardia sp. XZ_19_385, encodes the following:
- the glpK gene encoding glycerol kinase GlpK codes for the protein MNPSRARYVMAIDQGTTSSRTILYDAAGQLVSVAQQEHRQFYPAAGQVEHDAQEIRKNVGNLVGRVMAKAGVSPDQVVAIGIANQRETTVLWDRRTGKPVGNAIVWQDTRTEELVAQLARQPAAAEVAERCGLPLLSYFAAPRIRWILDHHPRLREPAERGEILFGTMDSWLIWNLTGGPEGGVHVTDVTNAGRTLLMNLHTLDWDDQLLDFFGVPRAMLPEIRSNAEIYGRTEHGIPIAAALGDQQAALFGQTCFDAGEAKCTYGTGSFLLTNTGTTPVYSKHGLLTTVAFQIGSDPARYALEGSMAATGTLVQWLRDRLDLIGAAPEIETLASTVDDNGGCYVVPAFSGLFAPRWRSEARGVIAGLTSYITKGHLARAVLEATGWQTREVVDAVNADSGHPLTELRVDGGMTSNNLLMQQVSDSLGVPVERPLYSETVSLGAAYAAGLAVGLWPDMNGLRRNRHTASRWLPAMPAARRDTEYRRWSQAADLTYNWTEPADA
- a CDS encoding IclR family transcriptional regulator, with amino-acid sequence MPGPIQSIERAAAIMNVVAEAPFGIGVGELAAVLGLPKPTAHGLLRTLQGVGYIDQDPQSGKYRVGDAALGLTPRPFDANVLRSYAMNWGDTLAARSGESVRIGALRGDSVQIVHHVFRPDGSAQVLRLGVELPLHATALGKVLLAYTPGLAERATAGTLLAYTRRTVTGPRALNGEIARVRGQGFGEDIGEFASERASVAAPVRDSGGRVVGAIGVVGAFDRLTDKSTHARLIDLVLSTATSISRDLGTERPRIQS
- the glpK gene encoding glycerol kinase GlpK translates to MPDLIGAVDQGTTSTRFMVFDRAGTVVAHHQLEHEQILPRPGWVEHNPVEIWERTSAVIQTALNSNGLSGADLAALGVTNQRETTVVWDRHTGRPYYNAIVWQDTRTDRIAADLDTSDAGRLIRHRAGLPPATYFSGGKIRWILDHVEGARAAAERGDALFGTIDTWLLWNLTGGVRGGVHVTDVTNASRTMLMDLETLDWDDELLALFDVPRAMLPVIRPSSDPTLYGHTTACGPLGAAVPVAAAVGDQQAAMIGQVCLKAGEAKNTYGTGNFLLMNTGAALVRSDNGLLTTVCYQFGDQQPVYALEGSIAVTGSAVQWLRDQLGIIQGASQSETLASEVEDNGGVYFVPAFSGLFAPHWRSDARGAIVGLTRYATNAHIARATLEAICYQTRDVVDAMFKDSGVPLEVLKVDGGVTANSLCMQIQADVLGVEVSRPMVSETTALGAAYAAGLAVGFWAGPEDLRQNWQERTRWHPQWTDEQRVAGYEGWGRAVGRTLDWIPTN
- a CDS encoding glycerol-3-phosphate dehydrogenase/oxidase yields the protein MRSLTAPVAMSPEARQHALDTMAGTELDVLVIGAGVVGAGAALDAVTRGLTVGLVEARDYASGTSSRSSKLVHGGLRYLKQLNFRLVFEALRERKLILETLAPHLAKPVEFIYPLETPVIDRAWVGTGVGVYDVLGAGRGVPSHFRHLGKKKTMQRFPGAKRGTVRGGVSFYEGQLDDARHTMMLSRTAASHGALVASSTRVVDFVREDGRVVGALVQDLESGRKFEVRAKRVVNAAGAWTDELQEMLGGASQFKIKASKGVHIVVPRDRIDSETGLITETEKSLLFVIPCPWSDDHWVIGTTDTGWDHDLAHPAATRADIDYILAQVNRLLETPIVHDDIVGVYAGLRPLLAAGDSNQTAKLSREHAVVRPVPGLVIIAGGKYTTYRVMAKDAIDLAVADLPGRVAKSCTERVPLVGAHQYRELSLSRARLAEVFDVDMETIDHLLGRYGSAVTELRELIDSTPELAARLGNSRYLKAEIVYAVTHEGALHLDDILARRTRLSVETSARGVDIAPEVAMLVAPYLGWDEDRIAREIKIYRLRVEAELASNMQPTDAEADAIRVSAPDSRESFGFPLGESVSA
- the ald gene encoding alanine dehydrogenase encodes the protein MKIGVPREVKNHEYRVACTPAGVRELVARGHEVVVEAGAGVGSGFEDAAYSYVGARVLATADEVWGSSDLVLKVKEPVAQEYSRMREGQVLFTYLHLAASKECTDALLASGITSIAYETVTARDGSLPLLAPMSEVAGRLAPQAGAYHLMRSEGGRGVLMGGVPGVRPAKVVVLGAGVAGRNAIAVALGMHAEVTALDVNIARLREIDEQYRGHVRTIASNVQEVETTVREADLVIGAVLVPGAKAPTLVPNELVAQMKPGSVLVDIAIDQGGCFADSRPTTHAEPTYQVHNSVFYCVANMPGAVPNTSTVALTNATLPYVLELADKGWRQAVASDAGLAAGLSTHAGKLLAESVATAHGYPVGSLVAA
- a CDS encoding Lrp/AsnC family transcriptional regulator; this translates as MSAAGLPPAPSRPRTPVPIDDIDRVLLDHLARDGRMTNNALAAAAGIAPSTCLGRVRSLVERGVIRGFHAEIDPGALGRGLQAMISVRLHSNSRKHLAEFGQQLSVLQEVLNVYFIAGGDDYLIHVATADTEELRGFVLEHLSAHPAVSSTETILIFEHLRPRTTLAQH
- a CDS encoding EamA family transporter, translated to MSNDVFSISTETSARFGGSVPILAASVLWGTTGTASSMAPAGAPAVSIGSAGLVLGGAMLFLAGYWKPLRENAVAARSYTRREWRLLLLGAVAVAGYPVTFYPAVARTGVAVATVVALCSAPVFAGALAWAAGRSRPSPWWVIATSVAVFGCVALVLGPQLTGGGASVDLLGLSLAATGGFAYAVYSLVGGELITRGHRSGSVIGVMFGAAGLFVLPVVLCTDTSWLTTGRGMAVTVHLAVFTTFLAYRLFGYGLRHTTVAVATTLTLAEPAVAAVLGVTVVGERLPFVSWCGLAVLASGLVLLSLSPKAR